One genomic region from Osmerus eperlanus chromosome 6, fOsmEpe2.1, whole genome shotgun sequence encodes:
- the LOC134022064 gene encoding M-protein, striated muscle-like, with amino-acid sequence MKYYTSEMNICWLHTETKLSSSEKVVIGGTPSMAVLEIIEPVDKDKGVYSIQISDAEKTYTRTLDLSGEVYEKAYAEFQRLKAEAYAEKNRGKVVGGLPDVVTIMEKKTLSLTCTVCGDPKPQVTWLKNGQEVEPDDQYVVSLDSGKFASLTIKGVSLEDSGRYTMIVQNKYGGESIDIVVSVYKHGEKIPEAKPAPTPITIIPPKGPIEIPTSKMAAPTPAAPAAAKSPIPPKGTKSPSPARSMKSPTPTKKK; translated from the exons atgaaATACTACACCTCAGAGATGAACATCTGTTGGCTGCACAC TGAGACTAAGCTTTCCAGCTCAGAGAAGGTGGTGATTGGAGGAACACCATCCATGGCTGTCTTGGAGATTATTGAGCCAGTTGATAAGGACAAGGGTGTATACTCCATCCAGATATCTGATGCTGAGAAGACCTACACCCGTACCCTAGACCTTTCTGGAGAAG TTTATGAAAAAGCCTATGCAGAGTTCCAGAGACTCAA AGCGGAAGCGTATGCTGAGAAGA ACCGTGGCAAGGTTGTAGGTGGTCTTCCTGATGTGGTCACCATCATGGAGAAAAAG ACCCTGAGTCTAACATGCACAGTGTGTGGTGACCCCAAGCCCCAGGTGACTTGGTTGAAGAATGGCCAGGAGGTTGAGCCTGATGACCAGTACGTGGTCTCTCTGGACTCTGGCAAATTTGCCAGCCTCACCATCAAGGGTGTGTCCCTTGAGGACTCAGGCCGCTACACTATGATTGTTCAGAACAAGTATGGTGGCGAGTCCATCGACATCGTAGTCAGTGTGTACAAACATGGAGAGAAGATACCTGAGGCCAAGCCAGCCCCCACGCCTATAACCATTATCCCTCCCAAAGGCCCCATCGAGATCCCCACCTCTAAGATGGCAGCACCCACTCCTGCAGCCCCTGCCGCTGCTAAGTCCCCTATTCCCCCAAAGGGAACCAAGTCCCCTAGCCCTGCCCGCAGCATGAagagccccacccccaccaagaAGAAGTAA